The following are encoded in a window of Cydia strobilella chromosome 1, ilCydStro3.1, whole genome shotgun sequence genomic DNA:
- the LOC134746480 gene encoding tachykinins-like, whose product MNTARVYCLLIVACVQLGQHAASAQDKRVPMGFVGMRGKKFTDLDGPDIYKRKPQYHFIGVKGKKDLYNFDQEAKRAPMGFLGMRGKKELDSFFFPPHSSSELYDDTGYFRGKIDYSPISFPEQHNQLQDYQLNELLERLRASGENEVSMPESAEDDMSNAINKRAAKMNQFYGVRGKKSGQPFEANFRGRFIAVRGKRDMKSSEAQEIKFLLGQNGPWPKRKAQMGFFGVRGKKWTDEFSSEEKQVN is encoded by the exons ATGAACACGGCCAGAGTGTACTGTCTGCTGATCGTAGCGTGCGTGCAGCTAGGCCAGCACGCCGCCAGCGCGCAGGACAAGCGCGTGCCCATGGGCTTCGTCGGCATGCGCGGCAAGAAGTTCACCGACCTCGATGGCCCCGATATTTACAAACGGAAACCACAGTACCACTTTATCGGCGTCAAAGGCAAAAAGGATCTATACAACTTCGATCAAGAAGCCAAGCGAGCTCCCATGGGATTCCTCGGAATGCGAGGCAAAAAAGAACTCGATTCCTTTTTCTTTCCACCTCACTCCTCGTCCGAACTCTACGACGATACTGGATATTTTAGAGGCAAAATAGACTACTCACCGATCTCGTTTCCGGAACAACACAATCAATTGCAGGATTACCAGTTAAATGAATTATTGGAGAGGTTGCGAGCGTCCGGCGAAAACGAAGTTTCCATGCCCGAGTCGGCGGAGGATGACATGTCCAACGCGATAAACAAAAGAGCGGCAAAGATGAATCAATTTTACGGCGTCAGAGGCAAGAAATCCGGGCAGCCTTTTGAAGCCAACTTTCGAGGCAGATTCATTGCGGTGAGGGGCAAAAGGGACATGAAAAGCAGCGAAGCGCAGGAGATCAAGTTTTTGTTGGGGCAAAATGGGCCGTGGCCGAAAAGGAAGGCGCAGATGGGCTTCTTTGGCGTGCGAGGCAAGAAATGGACCGACG AGTTCAGTTCCGAAGAAAAGCAAGTAAACTAA